The following are encoded together in the Lathyrus oleraceus cultivar Zhongwan6 chromosome 3, CAAS_Psat_ZW6_1.0, whole genome shotgun sequence genome:
- the LOC127132078 gene encoding cytochrome b5, producing MASTKTFTFEEVSKHNNKKDCWIMIHGKVYDVTPFLDDHPGGEESLISSTGKDATVDFEDVGHSDSAIDMMHKYCIGMVDTSNIPTEDKSIPPPPPPTQARNNRDQSSGFVAKALQFMLPLLILAFAFAMQHYGKKKQVSDA from the exons ATGGCCTCAACCAAAACTTTTACTTTTGAGGAAGTTTCCAAACACAACAACAAAAAAGATTGTTGGATTATGATCCATGGAAAG GTGTATGATGTGACCCCATTTTTGGATGATCATCCAGGTGGTGAAGAATCTTTAATTTCATCAACAG GGAAGGATGCTACTGTTGATTTTGAAGATGTAGGTCATAGTGACTCTGCAATAGATATGATGCACAAATACTGTATTGGAATGGTCGACACGTCGAACATTCCAACTGAAGATAAGTCCATTCCTCCTCCACCTCCGCCTACACAAGCACGCAATAATCGTGATCAATCGTCGGGATTTGTTGCAAAAGCATTGCAATTTATGTTACCGTTACTGATATTGGCCTTTGCATTTGCTATGCAACATTATGGAAAAAAGAAACAAGTCAGTGACGCATAA